The Cohnella abietis genome has a segment encoding these proteins:
- a CDS encoding SDR family NAD(P)-dependent oxidoreductase — protein MRLKDKIVLITGAGSGIGKTTALLFASEGATVIVNDLSEESGQSTAEEIVRANGEALFVQADVTSPESVKAMVDRIIEKYGRIDVLFNNAGISGVGAVHELELDTWERVMKVNVNGVFLPSKYVVPHMMEKKRGSIINMSSCVAEIGLARRTAYAATKGAVLALTKSMQVDYASYGIRVNAILPGTILTPFVENYLKTAYDDAEKALEGIKKRQLSGELGLPIDVAYAALYLASDESRFMMGSPLYIDGGATFGKDA, from the coding sequence ATGAGATTGAAAGATAAAATCGTTTTGATCACGGGTGCAGGATCGGGAATCGGTAAAACGACCGCGTTGCTGTTCGCGTCCGAGGGAGCTACGGTAATCGTGAACGATCTGTCGGAAGAGAGTGGACAATCGACAGCGGAGGAAATTGTTCGGGCAAACGGGGAAGCTCTATTCGTCCAAGCAGACGTGACAAGCCCCGAGTCGGTGAAAGCGATGGTAGATCGGATCATTGAGAAGTACGGTCGTATCGATGTGCTATTTAATAACGCGGGCATTAGCGGTGTCGGGGCGGTTCATGAGCTTGAGCTCGACACTTGGGAACGGGTAATGAAAGTCAATGTGAACGGGGTTTTCCTCCCGAGCAAATATGTCGTCCCCCATATGATGGAGAAGAAGAGGGGCTCCATTATTAACATGTCCTCCTGTGTCGCGGAGATTGGATTAGCGAGGAGAACGGCATACGCAGCGACGAAGGGCGCGGTGCTTGCTTTGACCAAGTCGATGCAGGTTGATTATGCCTCCTATGGAATCCGGGTAAACGCGATCCTCCCAGGTACGATTCTGACCCCGTTCGTGGAAAACTATTTGAAAACCGCTTACGACGATGCCGAGAAGGCTTTGGAAGGTATTAAGAAGCGGCAATTAAGCGGCGAGCTCGGCCTTCCGATCGATGTTGCTTACGCTGCGCTTTACCTCGCTTCTGATGAGTCTAGATTTATGATGGGTTCTCCGCTGTATATAGACGGTGGTGCGACGTTTGGTAAAGACGCGTAA
- a CDS encoding sulfurtransferase, which yields MGISEQYPNDFLLVNADWVEQQLHDEQVVIIDARPKGYEEGHIPGAVSLTSGQLKAADGIHIISSERFTELAQERGINADTTVIVYDDGLSNNSARVFYALEYYGKWDNVRILNGGFTSWKASGKTISKDTVEARQGNFEATINPELITTQGQLVQELNGEQVVHLDARTIEEFRGTELRNNERGGYIPGAIHLEWTDTIDKTIPDQPKFKSYLALKQLFESAGVQKEKTIVPYCQTNVRGAHQYFVLRLLGYQNVRPYEGSWAEWGNDPNTPIAID from the coding sequence ATGGGGATTTCAGAGCAATATCCAAATGATTTTTTACTCGTGAATGCTGATTGGGTTGAGCAACAATTGCATGACGAGCAAGTGGTAATCATTGATGCTCGACCGAAGGGATATGAGGAAGGACACATTCCCGGGGCAGTTTCACTGACCTCTGGGCAGTTGAAGGCGGCAGATGGAATTCATATCATTTCTTCCGAGCGGTTTACAGAGTTGGCGCAAGAGAGAGGAATAAATGCGGATACGACCGTTATTGTATACGACGATGGTTTGTCCAACAATTCCGCACGTGTTTTCTATGCCTTAGAATATTACGGTAAATGGGATAATGTTAGGATATTGAATGGTGGCTTCACCTCGTGGAAAGCGAGCGGAAAAACTATTTCTAAAGATACGGTCGAGGCTCGGCAAGGGAATTTTGAAGCGACTATCAATCCGGAGTTAATTACAACCCAAGGCCAACTGGTGCAGGAGTTAAACGGGGAGCAGGTAGTTCATCTTGATGCTCGTACGATAGAGGAATTCCGTGGGACAGAACTGAGAAACAACGAGCGGGGTGGCTATATCCCGGGCGCGATTCATCTGGAGTGGACTGATACTATCGATAAAACAATTCCAGATCAGCCGAAATTCAAAAGTTATCTGGCGTTAAAACAACTCTTCGAAAGCGCTGGTGTGCAGAAGGAGAAAACGATCGTTCCTTACTGCCAAACTAACGTACGCGGAGCGCACCAATATTTTGTCCTCAGATTACTTGGTTATCAGAATGTTCGACCTTACGAAGGATCATGGGCCGAGTGGGGCAATGATCCTAACACACCAATAGCGATTGATTAA
- the cysK gene encoding cysteine synthase A, which yields MMTQINKLYNSVTELIGNTPVIKLNRLVGKDDAEVYVKLELFNPSGSVKDRAASNMIIQAEKAGLLKPGSTIIEPTSGNTGIGLAMNAAAKGYRAILIMPDNMSLERINILKAYGAEVVLTAADERMPGAIKKALELKEEIANSFIPQQFENPANPDAHKGTTALEIIEQMEGRLDVFIATSGTGGTITGTGEVLKEKIPGIRIVVVEPKGSPVLSGGQAGPHKLVGTSPGFIPSILNTELYNEIVQVSDEDAIRTMRELASQEGILVGPSAGASVWTALEAAKKLGPDKRILCIAPDSGERYLSMNLF from the coding sequence ATGATGACTCAAATAAATAAATTGTATAATAGCGTTACAGAATTGATTGGTAACACGCCAGTAATCAAGCTCAATCGACTTGTCGGTAAGGACGATGCAGAAGTATACGTGAAATTAGAATTGTTTAATCCAAGTGGCAGTGTCAAGGATAGAGCAGCTTCTAACATGATTATACAAGCAGAAAAAGCAGGTCTCTTGAAGCCAGGCTCTACAATTATTGAGCCGACAAGTGGCAATACTGGAATTGGCTTGGCCATGAATGCAGCTGCGAAAGGGTATCGGGCCATCTTAATCATGCCGGATAATATGTCTTTGGAACGCATTAATATCCTTAAAGCCTATGGCGCAGAAGTTGTACTTACCGCAGCTGACGAAAGAATGCCCGGTGCAATCAAGAAAGCTCTAGAATTAAAAGAGGAAATTGCGAATAGCTTTATTCCACAACAGTTTGAAAACCCAGCTAACCCAGATGCCCACAAGGGGACGACTGCACTAGAAATTATTGAGCAGATGGAGGGTAGGCTAGATGTCTTTATCGCAACATCTGGAACTGGTGGGACGATTACAGGGACCGGAGAGGTGTTAAAAGAAAAGATTCCTGGTATTCGTATTGTTGTTGTTGAACCTAAAGGCTCCCCTGTTCTCTCAGGAGGACAAGCGGGTCCACATAAATTGGTCGGAACAAGTCCCGGATTTATTCCTTCCATATTGAATACAGAATTATATAACGAAATCGTTCAAGTTTCGGATGAAGATGCCATACGAACGATGCGTGAATTGGCTTCACAAGAAGGAATTTTAGTCGGACCATCTGCCGGGGCTTCCGTATGGACGGCTTTGGAAGCCGCGAAAAAGCTTGGGCCAGATAAGCGGATTTTGTGCATAGCTCCAGATTCTGGAGAGCGATACTTGAGTATGAACTTATTTTAA
- a CDS encoding LysM peptidoglycan-binding domain-containing protein, whose product MDRGFFPGGGFGGGFGRPFFRPFPHPFFPNRFLFPFFSFSPFFFPFFRDEKTDDMLFAQHQAQHGDTLAAVGHKYNIPYSILEEANPHIANPNQLNPGEIVSVPRISNMVCQKSYSEMTGSMQQGQTMMQPSSAPRNG is encoded by the coding sequence ATGGATCGCGGATTTTTCCCAGGTGGTGGTTTTGGAGGAGGTTTCGGACGCCCCTTCTTCCGACCATTCCCTCATCCTTTTTTCCCAAATCGTTTCTTATTTCCGTTCTTCTCCTTCTCCCCGTTTTTCTTTCCTTTCTTCAGAGATGAGAAAACAGATGACATGTTATTCGCGCAACACCAAGCCCAGCATGGTGACACGTTAGCAGCAGTGGGGCACAAATATAACATCCCCTATTCCATACTGGAGGAAGCGAACCCGCACATCGCTAATCCAAATCAACTGAATCCCGGAGAAATAGTATCCGTGCCTCGTATTTCCAATATGGTTTGCCAAAAGAGCTATTCCGAAATGACGGGTTCAATGCAGCAAGGTCAGACCATGATGCAACCATCTTCTGCCCCTAGGAATGGCTGA
- a CDS encoding GNAT family N-acetyltransferase produces MLQKFNAADRVLSNNTFISNEVQYNLLHRISESTGSSCLKADDETMIYAQSTGNNAWIWISKNISVTRQDELLQELIDFLKGTTLPGVSGEPTLTERFAQIYSKANSVQYQPTMRLESYFCSELHKPVNVRGTMRKATRENVETVAEFLAGFSEGAYGIVVDPATQIPEAVGIIDTGGLYLWFVDGHPASMANIAHRSPRHARINAVYTPASFRKKGYASALVAELCSIITSESLVPMLYADLNNPDSNKVYQKIGFVESGKIVNIKFK; encoded by the coding sequence ATGCTACAAAAGTTTAATGCGGCCGATCGAGTGTTGAGTAACAATACGTTTATTTCTAATGAAGTTCAATACAATCTGCTCCACCGTATTTCCGAATCAACGGGTTCTTCCTGCTTAAAGGCAGATGATGAAACGATGATCTATGCCCAGTCAACGGGAAACAACGCGTGGATTTGGATTTCTAAGAACATCTCCGTAACTAGGCAGGATGAGCTACTGCAAGAACTAATAGATTTCCTTAAAGGGACTACATTGCCAGGAGTCTCTGGAGAACCAACGCTGACAGAACGCTTTGCGCAAATTTATTCCAAGGCAAATAGTGTTCAATATCAACCTACTATGAGATTAGAGTCTTACTTTTGTTCAGAACTACATAAGCCGGTTAATGTAAGGGGAACAATGCGCAAAGCAACGAGAGAAAACGTGGAAACTGTAGCGGAGTTTTTGGCCGGCTTCTCAGAGGGTGCATATGGGATCGTGGTGGACCCAGCTACTCAAATTCCAGAAGCAGTGGGAATCATTGATACAGGTGGTCTATATCTCTGGTTCGTAGACGGTCATCCTGCATCAATGGCTAATATCGCACATCGCTCTCCAAGACATGCCAGAATCAATGCGGTTTACACCCCAGCCTCCTTCAGAAAGAAAGGATATGCAAGCGCACTAGTCGCAGAGTTATGCTCCATCATCACATCTGAGAGCTTAGTACCTATGCTGTATGCTGACTTAAACAATCCAGATTCAAATAAGGTTTACCAAAAAATAGGCTTCGTTGAAAGTGGGAAAATAGTTAACATTAAGTTTAAGTAG
- a CDS encoding SDR family NAD(P)-dependent oxidoreductase produces the protein MTTAQNLTGKVAFVTGGARGIGLETVRGLAKLGATVVIGARDAQKGNEVAQQFKQDGLNVESIKIDVNVHEDNVAAYQYFDKNYGKLDILINNAGILLDQENVSIEVINRTSTIPLNIVRDTFDANFFAQIDLTQLLLPLLLKSDAGRIVNLSSVLGSLTLHADSKSPIYSIKTFAYNASKTALNAFTIHLAAELKGTSIKVNSVHPGWVRTRLGGGAADIDEVEGSRTSILAATLPEDGPSGSFFYLDDTLPW, from the coding sequence ATGACAACAGCACAAAATTTAACCGGTAAAGTGGCGTTTGTAACGGGCGGAGCTCGGGGTATTGGATTGGAAACGGTGCGCGGGCTTGCTAAACTAGGAGCTACGGTAGTAATTGGTGCACGTGATGCTCAGAAGGGGAATGAGGTCGCTCAACAGTTTAAACAAGATGGTCTCAATGTAGAAAGTATTAAAATCGACGTGAATGTGCATGAAGACAATGTGGCTGCTTATCAATACTTCGATAAGAATTATGGGAAGCTAGATATTCTGATCAATAATGCAGGGATATTGCTGGATCAGGAAAATGTTTCTATTGAAGTTATTAACCGAACAAGTACAATACCGCTGAATATTGTTCGTGACACATTTGATGCCAACTTCTTCGCTCAAATTGATCTGACACAGCTTCTATTACCACTCCTTCTAAAATCGGATGCTGGACGCATTGTGAATTTATCGAGCGTGCTCGGATCACTTACTCTACATGCAGATTCTAAATCACCTATATATTCGATCAAAACATTTGCTTATAATGCATCCAAGACAGCGCTGAACGCTTTTACAATTCATTTGGCAGCTGAGCTTAAAGGAACATCCATTAAAGTGAACTCTGTTCACCCTGGTTGGGTTCGGACTCGATTAGGTGGAGGTGCTGCGGACATCGATGAGGTAGAAGGTAGTCGTACAAGCATTTTGGCGGCAACACTACCTGAGGATGGCCCGTCCGGGAGCTTCTTCTATCTCGATGATACATTGCCTTGGTAA
- a CDS encoding TetR/AcrR family transcriptional regulator, with protein MARSKEYDEDAVLHKAMQLFWEQGYEKTSVSDLVECMGIHRRSLYDTFSDKHTLFLKAMDRYADIMNTRLQRGIKQAETASQAIHFIFKYTIEDREGSSPMGCLFVNAAIELAGRDADIDSKATKGFATEEQLLSDIIQWGQQDGEFVSDLDAKDLAEPLLNTLLGLRVMARTSISKEKLYRIAEISIKALHK; from the coding sequence GTGGCAAGAAGCAAAGAATACGATGAGGATGCGGTACTTCATAAGGCCATGCAGCTCTTCTGGGAACAGGGCTATGAGAAAACATCGGTGTCTGATCTTGTTGAATGTATGGGAATCCACAGAAGAAGCCTGTATGACACCTTTAGTGATAAACATACTTTATTTCTTAAAGCTATGGATCGTTATGCCGACATCATGAATACTCGCCTTCAACGTGGAATCAAACAGGCTGAAACAGCTTCGCAAGCTATTCATTTCATTTTCAAGTACACCATTGAGGATAGAGAGGGTTCTTCACCTATGGGGTGTCTATTCGTGAATGCTGCTATAGAGCTTGCTGGGCGTGATGCGGATATAGATTCCAAGGCAACTAAAGGCTTCGCAACGGAGGAACAGCTACTCTCGGATATTATTCAATGGGGTCAGCAGGACGGAGAATTTGTATCTGATTTGGATGCCAAAGATCTCGCGGAGCCCTTGCTTAATACACTTCTGGGACTTAGAGTAATGGCACGAACATCGATAAGCAAAGAAAAGCTGTACCGGATAGCCGAAATTTCAATTAAGGCTTTGCACAAATAG